A part of Deltaproteobacteria bacterium genomic DNA contains:
- a CDS encoding 4Fe-4S dicluster domain-containing protein — MPEEKSILPEDAIAENETVSQPETGKAPPPVDPAGVETSAAAAVEEKDDTPDGKERAEPVASPEKVRDILISNLDMRRLIELDACTRCGECLTWCPVYDQDEKAGIIPRAKVTDFLRVIRSQKGLLGSIMRNEKAPETIKKLLALVFRYKEVSKPEFEEFVRNLYECSTCGQCHVVCPANIDTVNLWEDIRRLIVKADYGPLDSQKALIKSVKSYDNPWQQPRAGREKWARRAKKENLIQELPREIKKTGGKVLLFLGCTAAYDINVKQVAVSTINILEALGVDYGCLGKDEKCCGSVMLRMGDPEFERLASQNIKMFNELGIETLISSCAGCFKTIKEDYPKVGKMNFEVLHTVEFLRRLYEDKQLIFRNPVETLVTYHDPCHLGRASGVYDDPRFLMEKIPGLDLIEMPRNREYSRCCGAGGGLKSGYPDIQNKMAQRRVKEAEETGATELVSACPFCYQGLQVGISALQSPLIMRDISFLVERSLQDNAPQKEEKKVRKVRKPRDDATEGPDSKGE; from the coding sequence ATGCCGGAAGAAAAATCCATCCTCCCCGAAGACGCAATCGCTGAAAACGAGACCGTATCGCAGCCCGAAACCGGGAAAGCCCCGCCCCCTGTGGACCCAGCGGGTGTGGAAACATCCGCGGCCGCGGCTGTGGAAGAAAAGGACGACACCCCCGACGGGAAGGAACGGGCCGAGCCGGTCGCTTCCCCGGAGAAGGTCCGGGATATCCTCATTTCCAATCTGGATATGCGCCGGCTGATCGAATTGGACGCCTGTACCCGGTGCGGCGAATGTCTCACCTGGTGCCCGGTCTATGATCAGGATGAAAAAGCGGGGATCATCCCCCGGGCCAAGGTCACCGATTTTCTGAGGGTGATCCGGTCCCAGAAAGGCCTCCTCGGAAGCATTATGAGGAATGAAAAGGCCCCGGAAACCATTAAAAAGCTTCTGGCCCTTGTTTTTCGGTATAAGGAGGTCTCCAAACCCGAGTTTGAGGAGTTTGTAAGGAACCTGTACGAATGCTCCACCTGCGGTCAGTGCCATGTGGTATGCCCGGCCAACATTGACACCGTCAATCTATGGGAGGATATCCGCCGCCTCATTGTCAAGGCCGATTACGGCCCCCTCGATTCCCAGAAGGCCCTTATCAAGAGCGTAAAATCCTACGACAATCCCTGGCAGCAGCCCCGTGCCGGCCGGGAAAAATGGGCCAGGCGGGCCAAAAAGGAAAATCTCATCCAGGAACTCCCGAGGGAAATCAAAAAGACCGGGGGAAAGGTCCTCCTCTTTTTGGGATGCACCGCGGCCTATGATATCAATGTCAAGCAGGTGGCGGTCAGCACCATCAATATCCTGGAGGCGTTGGGGGTGGATTACGGCTGCCTCGGGAAGGACGAGAAATGCTGCGGCAGCGTCATGCTTCGAATGGGCGATCCCGAGTTCGAGCGACTGGCCTCCCAGAACATCAAGATGTTCAACGAACTGGGGATCGAAACCCTCATCAGTTCGTGCGCGGGCTGTTTCAAGACCATCAAGGAAGACTATCCCAAGGTCGGAAAGATGAATTTCGAAGTGTTGCACACTGTGGAATTCCTGCGCCGTCTTTATGAGGATAAACAGCTGATATTCCGTAACCCGGTGGAAACGCTCGTGACCTACCACGATCCCTGCCATCTGGGCCGGGCCTCAGGCGTGTACGACGATCCCCGATTCCTCATGGAGAAGATACCGGGTCTCGACCTCATAGAAATGCCCAGGAATCGCGAATACTCGAGATGCTGCGGGGCCGGTGGAGGCCTCAAATCCGGATACCCGGACATCCAGAACAAGATGGCCCAAAGACGAGTGAAGGAGGCGGAAGAGACCGGCGCAACGGAACTGGTCTCTGCCTGCCCCTTCTGCTATCAGGGGCTGCAGGTCGGCATCAGTGCCTTGCAGTCACCCCTGATCATGCGCGACATCAGCTTTCTGGTGGAGCGGTCTTTGCAGGATAATGCACCCCAAAAAGAGGAAAAAAAGGTCCGCAAGGTCAGAAAGCCGAGGGATGACGCGACCGAAGGTCCTGATTCCAAAGGAGAATAG
- a CDS encoding cytochrome c family protein: MKTRIAFILIFIGIFLIAPQARAQDPVMMSPVLDGKQRDCLDCHRYPNVNTNEGVFASQAFCMECHAQKECLKSVEGQPLSLQVDLQSFEKTRHKYTACIHCHRDVAEYPHTSESGAQCTGCHSVHGEEAAHGPHLRVDCQACHRASKIVSLNRKTGEIRLSRVDDQGVPIPLTDHSLPDVTDPEFCNRCHTAENKVGAAAAALPSKSFLCILCHSAPLTIGHPVFWIAFILFLFGLFLMISFWFKGSVQGEEKSLHRKIALTSESMWQVIFSRQVFTLIKVMVLDIFLQRRILQESVKRWSIHSLIYISILARLFIGLLTYFAYRIGPDSTLALALLNKNNGFTAFFYDLTGLLIVIGIAWAMVQRFILKPVHVAREGQDNLAIAIIGVLVLLGFLLEAIRILMTQIPPSMAAFSFIGYPLARLMAVLGLDWRVIYPWLWYAHAGVGALLIAYLPFGKMRHVFNTPLTLMMNYKMK, encoded by the coding sequence TTGAAAACGCGGATTGCATTCATTCTCATTTTTATCGGTATTTTCCTGATCGCCCCTCAAGCCCGGGCTCAAGATCCGGTCATGATGTCCCCTGTTCTGGACGGAAAGCAGCGGGACTGTCTGGACTGCCATCGGTATCCCAATGTCAACACCAATGAAGGGGTCTTTGCCTCCCAGGCCTTTTGCATGGAGTGTCACGCTCAGAAAGAATGTTTAAAGAGCGTGGAAGGGCAACCCCTTTCCCTCCAGGTCGATCTTCAGTCCTTTGAAAAGACACGCCATAAGTACACGGCCTGCATCCACTGCCACAGGGATGTGGCCGAATATCCCCATACCTCCGAATCAGGCGCTCAATGCACCGGATGCCACAGCGTACATGGGGAAGAAGCCGCCCATGGCCCTCACCTCCGGGTGGACTGTCAGGCCTGTCATCGCGCCTCCAAAATTGTGTCTCTTAATAGAAAAACCGGGGAGATCAGGCTCTCCCGGGTGGACGATCAGGGGGTCCCCATCCCCCTGACCGATCATTCCCTCCCCGATGTGACGGACCCTGAATTCTGCAACCGATGTCACACTGCTGAAAACAAGGTGGGAGCGGCCGCAGCCGCCCTCCCCTCCAAGAGCTTTCTCTGCATCCTCTGTCACAGCGCCCCGCTGACCATCGGGCACCCTGTCTTCTGGATTGCCTTTATCCTCTTTCTCTTCGGTCTCTTCCTGATGATCAGCTTCTGGTTCAAAGGGAGCGTCCAGGGAGAAGAGAAATCGCTCCACCGGAAGATCGCCCTTACATCCGAATCCATGTGGCAGGTAATATTCTCACGCCAGGTCTTCACCCTGATCAAGGTGATGGTCCTCGATATCTTCCTGCAGCGAAGGATCCTTCAGGAGAGTGTAAAACGGTGGTCGATCCATTCCCTCATCTACATATCGATCCTGGCGCGTCTGTTCATCGGCCTTCTCACCTATTTTGCCTATCGGATCGGCCCGGACAGCACCCTGGCACTGGCGCTCTTGAACAAGAACAACGGATTCACAGCGTTCTTTTACGATCTGACAGGGCTCCTGATCGTCATCGGCATTGCCTGGGCCATGGTTCAACGATTCATTCTGAAACCGGTCCACGTGGCCAGGGAGGGACAGGACAATCTGGCCATCGCCATTATAGGGGTCCTGGTCCTTCTGGGGTTCCTGCTGGAGGCAATACGGATCCTGATGACCCAGATCCCGCCGTCCATGGCTGCCTTTTCCTTTATCGGCTATCCGCTGGCCCGACTGATGGCGGTTCTCGGCCTTGACTGGCGGGTTATCTACCCCTGGCTCTGGTATGCCCATGCAGGGGTGGGGGCGCTGCTCATCGCCTATCTCCCCTTTGGCAAAATGCGGCATGTGTTTAACACGCCGCTTACCCTGATGATGAATTACAAAATGAAATAG
- a CDS encoding cytochrome b/b6 domain-containing protein yields the protein MSEENSQEAIFIRFSVLQRFLHIIVMVGFTGLAVTGFSLKFSSQWWAAGFVWLIGGAGHLAYLHRFFAVITYACVMVHILWLVYYKLVLKGSLTDPQSLFPRVKDIKDLFGHMRYFFGKGRLPSFNRFTYWEKFDYLAIFLGMNTMGFTGLILWAPEFFSRLIPGYFINLAQVLHLYEAILAVALKFVVHLISAHLRPEVFPMEKSIFTGRTDKEKLMREHPGEWEDIIAAPEAPSPGSASQIS from the coding sequence ATGTCGGAAGAGAATTCACAGGAAGCGATATTCATCCGGTTTTCCGTACTTCAACGGTTCCTCCATATTATTGTCATGGTGGGTTTCACGGGACTCGCGGTCACCGGCTTTTCGCTCAAATTCAGCAGCCAGTGGTGGGCCGCCGGGTTTGTGTGGCTGATCGGCGGGGCCGGACATCTGGCCTATCTCCATCGCTTCTTTGCCGTCATTACCTATGCCTGCGTCATGGTCCACATCCTCTGGCTGGTGTATTATAAGCTGGTCCTCAAGGGAAGCCTCACCGATCCCCAGTCCCTCTTCCCGAGGGTCAAGGACATCAAAGATCTCTTCGGGCATATGCGGTACTTTTTCGGCAAGGGAAGGCTTCCATCCTTCAACCGGTTTACCTACTGGGAAAAATTTGACTACCTGGCCATCTTTCTGGGCATGAACACCATGGGCTTCACCGGACTGATCCTGTGGGCTCCGGAATTCTTCTCCAGGCTGATCCCCGGGTACTTCATCAACCTGGCCCAGGTCCTCCATCTGTACGAGGCGATTCTGGCGGTGGCCCTAAAATTTGTGGTGCACCTGATTTCGGCGCACCTTCGTCCCGAGGTGTTTCCGATGGAAAAGAGCATCTTTACCGGAAGGACCGACAAAGAGAAACTCATGAGAGAGCATCCCGGGGAGTGGGAGGATATCATCGCCGCCCCCGAGGCCCCTTCACCCGGTTCTGCTTCTCAAATATCTTAA
- a CDS encoding cytochrome c family protein, protein MRRTSLLFACALFLSIPSIASARAGAVVVEVPRYSSGWFLDLNRFSESAHNTLSCDACHGDMNEAGRKHPGTREATDLKLKATQLYDYHRCKTCHRESYERYLRGAHAKALAEEKKAAPSQGPVSDRLKAPTCGECHSAHYAKSHLSRVAMGKEMTGVCGACHAAQKATYLENYHGKTAVNLGDAASAYCTDCHGAHDCVSLKDREAALAACQRCHPDAGERFAQFVIHPTTEGLARDNKGKQKHVAIIKLVTLIMTIIVILVVGFFYGHSFLWLLRELHEKLRKH, encoded by the coding sequence ATGCGCAGAACGTCTCTCCTTTTCGCGTGCGCTCTGTTTCTCTCCATCCCCTCCATTGCTTCGGCCCGGGCAGGCGCAGTTGTCGTAGAGGTTCCCCGCTATTCCTCCGGGTGGTTTTTGGACCTGAACCGGTTTTCAGAGTCTGCCCACAACACCCTTTCCTGTGACGCCTGCCACGGCGACATGAACGAAGCAGGGAGAAAACATCCCGGCACCCGCGAAGCAACTGATCTGAAACTAAAAGCAACACAACTCTATGACTACCACCGCTGCAAGACCTGTCATCGGGAATCGTATGAGCGATACCTTCGGGGGGCCCATGCCAAGGCCCTCGCAGAAGAAAAAAAAGCGGCGCCTTCCCAGGGACCTGTTTCTGATCGGCTGAAGGCCCCTACCTGCGGGGAGTGCCATTCCGCTCACTATGCCAAATCGCATCTTTCCAGGGTGGCCATGGGAAAAGAGATGACAGGGGTCTGCGGCGCCTGTCATGCGGCGCAGAAGGCCACCTACCTGGAGAATTATCACGGCAAGACCGCTGTCAATCTGGGGGATGCGGCATCCGCCTACTGCACGGACTGCCACGGGGCCCATGACTGTGTTTCCCTGAAAGACAGAGAGGCGGCCCTTGCGGCCTGCCAACGGTGTCATCCCGATGCCGGGGAACGATTCGCCCAGTTCGTGATCCACCCCACCACGGAGGGCCTGGCCCGGGACAATAAGGGAAAACAGAAGCACGTGGCCATCATAAAACTCGTTACCCTCATCATGACCATCATCGTGATCCTGGTGGTGGGGTTTTTCTATGGGCACAGCTTCCTGTGGCTCTTGAGAGAACTTCATGAAAAATTACGGAAACATTGA
- a CDS encoding GntR family transcriptional regulator has protein sequence MFNNANKSEKVSDNIIAQIRDAILSGRIKPGDRLASEKELIDQFGVSKATMREALRVLEVIGLLEIRKGISGGAFVAEVDMRTTLHAIVNFLHFQTVSVKEITMLRYLIEPSVAQVAAAKRTDKDIEKLEQVIGEGITPGDNEVSKEISFHRYLARMTENTILTLTIDMIDNLLKAMKKKIGLPPEFYAHVRDAHTIILECLVQQDGLAAKIAMANDVVGVGRYICKFTETPPFEPSELKASRSPIDTHLEVNPEARVVMKDDPLLLESGTIVRRVGTSELYLVVKEHENDV, from the coding sequence ATGTTTAATAATGCAAACAAGTCTGAAAAGGTCTCAGACAACATCATCGCCCAGATTCGCGACGCCATCCTTTCCGGCAGGATCAAGCCTGGGGACAGGCTGGCCTCTGAGAAGGAGTTGATCGATCAGTTCGGGGTCAGCAAGGCGACCATGCGGGAGGCCCTTCGGGTACTCGAGGTCATCGGACTGCTGGAAATCCGAAAAGGGATTTCCGGCGGGGCCTTTGTGGCAGAGGTGGACATGAGGACCACCCTTCACGCCATTGTCAATTTCCTCCATTTTCAAACCGTATCCGTCAAAGAAATTACCATGCTCCGGTATCTCATTGAACCGTCCGTGGCACAAGTGGCCGCAGCCAAGCGAACGGACAAGGACATCGAAAAGCTGGAGCAGGTCATCGGCGAGGGTATCACACCCGGAGACAATGAGGTCTCCAAAGAGATCAGTTTCCACCGCTATTTGGCCCGAATGACCGAGAACACCATCCTGACGCTGACCATCGATATGATTGACAACCTTCTAAAGGCAATGAAAAAAAAGATCGGGCTTCCCCCTGAGTTCTATGCTCATGTCCGGGATGCACACACCATCATCCTGGAGTGCCTGGTCCAGCAGGACGGTCTGGCGGCGAAAATCGCCATGGCCAATGATGTGGTAGGGGTAGGCAGATACATATGCAAGTTTACAGAGACCCCCCCCTTTGAACCCTCGGAATTGAAAGCGAGTCGATCACCCATTGATACACATTTGGAGGTAAACCCGGAGGCCCGCGTGGTGATGAAAGATGATCCGCTGCTCCTGGAATCCGGGACTATTGTCAGACGGGTAGGGACCAGCGAGTTATACCTGGTTGTGAAAGAACATGAAAATGATGTTTAG
- a CDS encoding CoA-acylating methylmalonate-semialdehyde dehydrogenase: protein MAKNYIDGEWVESKGEIIDVVNPATNETIGKVGISTKEEIDSAVQAAQEAFHDWRRTPPVTRCRYLFRLRELLEENFEEVSRVQTQEHGKCIDESRGETRRGIENVEVACGIPSLMMGECLEDIASGIDEYLIRQPLGVFGVIGPFNFPFMIPLWSAPYAVATGNTVVIKPSSEVPFSQTKITELAEEAGFPPGVWNMVHGGRTVVGGMLDHPDIQGITFVGSTPVMRDVIYPGCGNTGKRCIAQGGAANILVIMPDCNVEATIPGLMTSFFGNAGQRCLAGQTLVIVGEDDAFYKSFVEKITDRARNMRIGYGLDESVQMGPVRDVHKKESILNYIEIGMKEGATLKLDGRKAGEIVGNYPDTCFLGPTIMENVSREMRIVREEIFGPTMGIIRVKTLEDAIEICNESPYHNGHAIFTSNGKSARQFQYDCISGNIGINIGIVAPMAFFPFSGMAGSFLGVLHTQGKEAIRFFTESKVCIHRWL, encoded by the coding sequence ATGGCCAAGAATTACATCGACGGGGAATGGGTTGAATCAAAAGGCGAGATCATCGATGTGGTCAATCCGGCCACCAATGAGACCATCGGAAAGGTCGGCATCTCAACTAAGGAGGAGATTGACAGTGCTGTTCAGGCGGCGCAGGAGGCATTTCATGACTGGAGAAGAACCCCCCCGGTGACGCGCTGCCGCTATCTCTTCAGACTGCGTGAATTGCTGGAGGAGAACTTCGAAGAGGTCAGCAGGGTCCAGACACAGGAGCATGGGAAATGCATCGATGAATCCAGAGGAGAGACCCGACGGGGCATCGAGAACGTGGAAGTGGCCTGCGGCATCCCGAGTCTCATGATGGGCGAGTGCCTGGAGGATATTGCAAGCGGCATCGACGAATATCTCATTCGACAGCCTTTAGGGGTTTTTGGCGTTATCGGCCCGTTCAATTTCCCCTTTATGATTCCCCTCTGGTCGGCCCCTTACGCGGTGGCCACAGGCAACACGGTGGTCATCAAGCCTTCCAGCGAAGTTCCCTTCAGCCAGACGAAGATCACGGAACTGGCCGAAGAGGCAGGGTTTCCCCCGGGGGTCTGGAATATGGTTCACGGCGGGAGAACCGTTGTGGGCGGCATGCTGGACCATCCCGACATTCAGGGGATCACATTCGTAGGTTCCACGCCGGTCATGCGGGACGTCATCTATCCGGGATGCGGCAATACCGGCAAACGATGCATTGCCCAGGGCGGGGCCGCCAACATCCTCGTCATCATGCCCGATTGCAATGTGGAGGCAACCATCCCAGGACTGATGACATCCTTCTTCGGGAATGCCGGGCAGCGGTGTCTTGCCGGCCAGACCCTGGTGATTGTGGGTGAGGACGATGCCTTTTACAAGAGTTTTGTGGAAAAGATTACGGACAGGGCCCGGAACATGCGGATCGGCTACGGACTCGATGAGTCTGTGCAGATGGGTCCTGTACGGGATGTGCATAAAAAGGAGAGCATACTGAATTACATCGAGATCGGTATGAAGGAAGGGGCGACCTTGAAATTAGACGGTCGAAAGGCAGGAGAGATCGTCGGCAATTACCCGGACACCTGCTTCTTAGGCCCCACCATCATGGAGAATGTATCAAGGGAGATGAGGATCGTCCGCGAAGAGATCTTCGGCCCGACCATGGGAATTATCAGGGTCAAGACCCTTGAGGATGCCATAGAGATCTGCAACGAGTCTCCCTATCACAACGGTCATGCCATATTTACGTCAAACGGCAAGTCTGCCCGTCAATTCCAGTATGACTGCATCAGCGGCAACATCGGCATCAATATCGGCATTGTTGCGCCCATGGCATTCTTCCCGTTCAGCGGAATGGCCGGTTCATTCTTGGGCGTGCTTCACACCCAGGGGAAGGAAGCGATCCGTTTCTTTACAGAGAGCAAAGTCTGCATCCACCGATGGTTATAG
- a CDS encoding FAD-binding oxidoreductase: MLAKREDMILDELVSIVGKDNATAAKHIRYAYSYDLSFVKPKLPDYVVMATTVEQIQSIFRLANRDKIPVVPYTAGSNIGGLCIPEHGGILLDLKRMNKIIRIDTESHYAVIEPGVSHAQLAMELYKHNLRWSWPVGPPSASVSSNALCHGIGGMSGRYGLNSEEITSMEVVLPTGELVRVGSCAIQEDSWHSVLPLPQLDGLFKGWLGTSGVVTKMGVRVHPIPPILKVFTVSTRSIEDMTSYMVNLGNYEICDDLTAVSWWLSQVPIPYPYKPKPDAAPEWYCFGATNSWTQKEKEAREEIWQNVLDEEKKKGTSIEYADYPEEALKARTQLPSRIVGSTKNYTKMAGGGISWPGTFTPANKWAPVYNKWKEILIEHNLSPSVRATNYRGVHYGMLRAMIPFNKQSAEETENARHAIVECLKVDLDAGGIPYKPPVDFAAEINKRAHPGYLSLLKQVKKLLDPNDIMNTGKLGF; this comes from the coding sequence ATGCTTGCCAAGAGAGAAGACATGATTTTGGATGAACTGGTCTCGATCGTGGGGAAGGATAATGCCACCGCTGCCAAACATATCCGCTACGCCTATTCCTATGACCTGAGCTTTGTCAAACCCAAGCTGCCGGACTATGTGGTGATGGCCACCACCGTAGAACAGATTCAGAGTATCTTCAGACTGGCCAACAGGGATAAGATACCCGTGGTTCCCTATACTGCCGGTTCTAATATCGGAGGCCTTTGCATCCCCGAACATGGGGGCATCCTGCTGGATCTGAAGCGGATGAACAAGATCATACGGATCGATACGGAGTCCCATTATGCCGTTATCGAACCGGGGGTATCCCATGCGCAACTGGCCATGGAGTTGTATAAGCATAACCTGAGATGGAGCTGGCCGGTGGGACCGCCGTCGGCCTCTGTCTCATCCAATGCCTTGTGCCATGGCATCGGAGGCATGAGCGGCAGGTACGGACTCAACAGCGAGGAGATCACCAGCATGGAGGTGGTGCTTCCCACCGGAGAGTTGGTCCGTGTCGGGTCCTGCGCCATACAGGAGGATTCCTGGCACAGCGTGCTTCCGCTGCCGCAGCTGGACGGCCTGTTCAAGGGGTGGCTGGGGACCAGCGGCGTGGTGACAAAGATGGGCGTCAGGGTCCATCCGATTCCCCCGATCCTCAAGGTGTTTACCGTGTCCACACGCAGTATCGAAGACATGACATCCTATATGGTGAATCTGGGGAACTATGAAATCTGTGACGACCTCACCGCGGTATCGTGGTGGCTGTCGCAGGTCCCGATCCCCTATCCATATAAGCCCAAGCCGGATGCGGCGCCTGAGTGGTATTGCTTCGGCGCGACCAATTCCTGGACCCAGAAGGAAAAGGAGGCCAGGGAAGAGATCTGGCAGAATGTTCTGGATGAGGAGAAGAAAAAGGGGACCTCCATTGAATACGCCGACTATCCGGAAGAGGCGTTGAAGGCAAGGACCCAGCTTCCCAGCCGGATTGTGGGATCTACCAAAAACTATACCAAGATGGCCGGCGGCGGCATATCGTGGCCCGGCACCTTTACACCGGCAAATAAATGGGCGCCGGTGTATAACAAGTGGAAGGAGATCCTCATCGAGCACAACCTTTCCCCTTCTGTTCGCGCCACCAACTACAGGGGGGTTCACTATGGCATGCTCAGGGCCATGATCCCCTTTAACAAGCAGAGCGCCGAGGAGACTGAAAATGCGAGACATGCCATCGTGGAATGCCTGAAGGTGGACCTGGACGCAGGGGGTATCCCGTACAAGCCTCCCGTGGATTTTGCCGCTGAGATAAACAAACGGGCACATCCCGGCTATCTATCGCTTTTAAAACAGGTGAAGAAACTGCTGGATCCAAATGATATCATGAACACCGGAAAATTGGGGTTCTGA
- a CDS encoding (Fe-S)-binding protein — MEWNIATLEELKDILWRCTACGNCKAAYNYGPPPEFGEICPAGAEFGFEGFMASKGKIAFARGILDGQLEWTDELLDAIYKCTVCAGCQNQCELDHKPFIPEIIEAMRRKAVQDGIGPMPTQKKIAQSMRSYNNPYQGPRRVRTDWTRPFKKAKKPIKDINKEPADILYYVGCTGAFNLPARGVPVATASLFQKLGLDFGILGENEICCGSTAMRIGDAEEFKRVAQSNLETFRMLHEERGVKTIVTSCAGCYRAIKKDYILSSEYDKMMDGIQVVHTVDLLNTLFKEGKLKFTGELPMKVTYHDPCHTGRHLTKFVIDKEGSQLWKGAYVGLNDEDCLYDVPREILRAIPGIELVEMERIRDNSYCCGGGGGVMTGYGDWAAKNASKRIEEGMQTGAEHMVSICPFCHYNLNEGSRRISSEMKLYDLVELLDQVISETDKA; from the coding sequence ATGGAATGGAACATCGCCACTCTTGAGGAGTTGAAGGATATTTTATGGAGGTGCACCGCCTGTGGCAACTGCAAGGCCGCCTACAACTACGGACCTCCCCCTGAATTCGGTGAGATCTGTCCTGCAGGGGCCGAGTTCGGCTTTGAAGGCTTTATGGCATCAAAGGGAAAGATCGCGTTTGCAAGGGGCATCCTGGACGGGCAGTTGGAATGGACCGACGAACTGCTGGATGCGATTTATAAGTGTACGGTCTGCGCAGGGTGCCAGAACCAGTGCGAGCTGGACCACAAGCCGTTCATCCCTGAAATCATTGAGGCCATGCGACGCAAGGCGGTACAAGACGGCATCGGCCCCATGCCCACCCAGAAAAAGATCGCCCAGTCCATGCGAAGCTACAACAACCCCTATCAGGGGCCCCGAAGGGTACGCACGGATTGGACCCGGCCATTTAAGAAAGCCAAGAAACCGATCAAGGACATCAACAAGGAACCTGCGGACATCCTCTATTACGTCGGCTGCACCGGGGCCTTCAACCTCCCGGCCAGGGGCGTGCCGGTGGCCACCGCCTCCCTGTTTCAGAAACTGGGACTGGATTTCGGCATCCTGGGGGAAAATGAGATCTGCTGCGGATCCACGGCCATGCGGATCGGGGACGCCGAGGAATTCAAACGGGTGGCCCAATCCAACCTGGAGACATTTAGGATGCTGCATGAGGAGCGGGGAGTCAAGACCATTGTCACCTCCTGCGCCGGGTGTTACAGGGCCATTAAGAAGGACTATATCCTCTCTTCCGAATATGACAAGATGATGGACGGCATCCAGGTGGTCCACACGGTGGATCTCCTGAATACCCTGTTCAAGGAGGGGAAGCTGAAATTCACCGGTGAACTCCCGATGAAGGTGACCTATCACGATCCCTGTCACACCGGGCGGCACCTGACCAAATTCGTGATTGATAAAGAGGGCTCCCAGCTCTGGAAGGGGGCCTATGTGGGTCTCAATGATGAAGATTGCCTGTACGACGTCCCCAGAGAAATCCTGCGGGCCATTCCAGGCATTGAATTGGTAGAGATGGAACGGATCCGGGACAACTCTTATTGCTGCGGCGGCGGGGGCGGCGTCATGACCGGATACGGGGACTGGGCCGCAAAGAACGCCTCCAAACGCATTGAAGAGGGGATGCAGACCGGTGCGGAGCACATGGTTTCCATCTGCCCGTTCTGTCATTATAATTTGAATGAGGGTTCTCGAAGGATCTCAAGCGAGATGAAGCTCTATGACCTGGTGGAGCTGCTGGATCAGGTGATTTCCGAAACCGACAAGGCGTAG
- a CDS encoding ABC transporter substrate-binding protein, whose translation MKRALLITSLLLAGVFLLAPLNAVAADPVKIGVIVPLSGIVAQGGEEMKMGIQMAAEEKKTILGRPIELIIEDTQVKPTVAVSKAEKLVFKDDCKALIGVFSSGVGLAIAKNIDKLNVPFLTTHVMTTKFYGLNPLVFRSGQLANDQTAVGNIKGILATPDLKDRTYYVLVHDYAWGHDAGQRFIDLAKKNGIKVANENFDKAPIATKDWSSYISKIKASGADAVYIALITNVIPVFAKQAYDFGIQKYARIVSGAAPGPVELEAGGEACVGIFGASDWCWDVNNPISDKWEADFWKRFKTIPSDAACHSYVGAMNLFNGIEKAGSTDPQKIAAALKGISFNGPYGEVRISAKDNCMRNSAVLTETTLAPENPYGAKIYMKVLRTFSAEELGPPE comes from the coding sequence ATGAAAAGAGCACTTTTGATTACATCCTTACTACTGGCGGGTGTGTTTTTGCTGGCCCCGCTCAACGCAGTCGCCGCAGACCCCGTCAAAATCGGCGTTATCGTTCCCTTGTCAGGCATTGTGGCGCAGGGCGGTGAAGAGATGAAGATGGGGATCCAGATGGCTGCGGAAGAAAAGAAGACCATTTTGGGCCGTCCCATTGAACTGATTATCGAGGATACCCAGGTAAAGCCCACGGTTGCCGTGAGCAAAGCGGAAAAGCTCGTTTTCAAGGATGACTGCAAGGCCCTGATCGGTGTTTTCTCCAGCGGCGTAGGCCTGGCTATCGCCAAGAATATCGACAAACTGAACGTCCCGTTTTTGACCACACACGTTATGACCACCAAATTTTACGGCCTTAACCCACTGGTTTTCAGGTCCGGTCAGCTTGCCAACGACCAGACCGCGGTAGGCAACATCAAGGGCATTCTGGCGACCCCCGACCTTAAGGATCGGACCTATTATGTACTGGTTCACGACTATGCCTGGGGCCACGATGCGGGTCAGCGATTCATCGACCTGGCCAAGAAAAACGGCATCAAGGTCGCCAATGAGAATTTCGACAAAGCGCCGATCGCCACCAAGGACTGGTCCTCCTACATCAGCAAGATCAAGGCCTCCGGAGCGGATGCCGTATACATCGCGCTCATCACCAATGTCATTCCTGTCTTTGCAAAACAGGCCTATGATTTCGGCATTCAGAAATATGCCAGGATCGTATCCGGGGCCGCCCCGGGTCCGGTGGAACTGGAAGCGGGCGGCGAAGCGTGCGTCGGCATCTTCGGGGCATCCGACTGGTGCTGGGACGTGAACAATCCCATATCGGATAAATGGGAAGCGGATTTCTGGAAAAGATTCAAAACCATCCCGTCCGATGCGGCCTGCCACAGCTATGTGGGCGCCATGAACCTCTTTAACGGCATTGAGAAGGCCGGTTCAACGGATCCTCAGAAAATTGCCGCAGCCTTGAAAGGCATCAGTTTTAACGGACCTTACGGCGAAGTCCGTATCTCTGCCAAAGACAACTGCATGAGAAATTCGGCAGTACTCACCGAAACCACATTGGCCCCGGAGAATCCCTATGGCGCCAAGATCTACATGAAGGTACTTCGAACCTTTTCAGCCGAGGAGTTAGGACCTCCGGAATAG